From the Entomomonas sp. E2T0 genome, one window contains:
- a CDS encoding DUF2388 domain-containing protein yields the protein MKCSTMATVLLGCVLAMPVMAFESTTDVVVRSLYASQQVTSSFANDKVVRAAHDDAASFVASNGEIRGARIEVAFQKIRAQYPDLTVTDLELAEAILAQ from the coding sequence ATGAAATGTTCAACAATGGCTACAGTATTGTTAGGTTGTGTATTAGCTATGCCTGTAATGGCATTTGAATCAACAACAGATGTTGTTGTACGTTCTTTGTATGCTTCTCAACAAGTCACTTCTAGTTTTGCGAATGATAAAGTTGTTCGGGCAGCACATGATGATGCAGCTAGTTTTGTGGCTTCTAATGGAGAAATTCGTGGGGCTCGTATTGAGGTGGCATTTCAAAAAATACGTGCTCAATATCCAGATTTAACAGTAACAGATTTAGAGTTAGCTGAAGCAATTCTTGCTCAGTGA
- a CDS encoding SGNH/GDSL hydrolase family protein, whose protein sequence is MKTVIQLIAIMCLVCNLPAIAQTSSGLVKQVNIENFGEANLTKLKKKIVNVEKRVAPPDSVLRISQLGDSHTAADIFTGQLRQKLQQRFGGAGIGWISPINVYGQRNTQVYYTASDWLLTSSRSTASDDYPMGGFVATPTVSNAQLTVNYNVDEKPSLWNATLLVKQLKPGQSLKLIDGMNYETTLDMRNNKDWQYISVFVMLPFTIIAESADSAKLGGIWLEKNGQPGVVVSPIALNGAKQSIWQKWRAKWLNDLARTKSDLVIIAYGTNESFETPFNVAKYKQFLTTSVKQIRKKLPNSAILIISPPDTLQRNKIRKGASCQAMQTPHLTSIRTVQKEVAKQQRTLYWDWSAAMGGNCAMQRWVERGLANKDYVHLTATGYQQSADSLYNALIRLLNLPNG, encoded by the coding sequence GGTTTGGTTAAGCAAGTTAATATTGAAAATTTTGGTGAAGCCAATTTAACAAAACTTAAGAAAAAAATAGTGAATGTTGAAAAGCGTGTGGCGCCTCCAGATTCAGTATTGAGAATTAGCCAACTAGGAGACTCACACACGGCAGCTGATATTTTTACAGGGCAGTTAAGACAGAAGTTACAACAACGTTTTGGCGGTGCAGGAATTGGTTGGATTAGCCCCATCAATGTTTATGGGCAACGTAATACACAAGTTTATTATACAGCTTCAGATTGGTTGTTAACCTCTAGCCGTAGTACAGCATCTGATGATTACCCAATGGGCGGTTTTGTGGCAACTCCAACAGTGTCTAATGCACAATTAACCGTTAATTATAATGTGGATGAAAAGCCTAGTTTATGGAATGCTACTTTGTTAGTAAAGCAATTGAAGCCAGGGCAATCATTAAAATTAATAGATGGTATGAATTATGAAACCACATTAGATATGAGAAATAATAAGGATTGGCAATATATCAGTGTGTTTGTCATGCTTCCTTTTACTATTATTGCTGAATCTGCTGATTCAGCCAAATTAGGTGGTATTTGGCTAGAGAAAAATGGTCAACCTGGTGTTGTTGTATCACCTATCGCTTTAAATGGTGCTAAGCAAAGTATTTGGCAAAAGTGGCGAGCAAAATGGTTAAATGATTTAGCAAGAACAAAAAGTGATCTTGTTATTATTGCATATGGCACCAATGAATCATTTGAAACCCCTTTTAATGTAGCAAAATATAAGCAGTTTTTAACCACAAGTGTAAAACAAATTCGTAAGAAACTACCTAATAGTGCCATTCTTATTATTTCTCCTCCAGACACTTTACAACGTAATAAAATAAGGAAGGGGGCTAGCTGTCAGGCTATGCAAACACCACATTTAACTAGTATTCGAACTGTACAAAAAGAGGTAGCAAAACAACAGCGAACGCTTTATTGGGATTGGTCTGCCGCAATGGGTGGAAACTGTGCAATGCAACGTTGGGTGGAAAGAGGTTTAGCCAATAAAGATTATGTTCACTTAACTGCGACGGGCTACCAACAAAGTGCTGATAGTCTTTATAATGCACTTATACGGTTACTTAATTTGCCAAATGGGTAA
- a CDS encoding cation diffusion facilitator family transporter, protein MVTTVQQARLMRIAAMSSVAVAIVLVVVKAIAWWFSGSVSLLAGLTDSLLDSLASLINLIAITIALRPADHDHRFGHGKAEALAGLAQALFITISAVFVSWEGIKRLIDPVPLENTHWGIVVMLFSLVVTIGLVSFQRYVIKKTGSTAITADSLHYKSDILLNISILCALGLSLYGWQRSDGLFGALIGLYILWSAITVGKEAIEILMDKELPEDVTEQMLTVARSVPEVINVHDLKTRKSGTQWFIQLHVELPAMMSLDEAHQQCLIVRKVLQERWPAADVIIHADPR, encoded by the coding sequence ATGGTTACAACTGTGCAACAAGCTAGATTAATGCGTATAGCAGCTATGTCTTCTGTAGCTGTTGCTATAGTTTTAGTAGTGGTCAAAGCCATAGCTTGGTGGTTTAGTGGCTCTGTAAGTCTATTGGCAGGTTTAACTGACTCATTATTGGATAGCTTGGCCTCTTTAATAAATTTAATTGCAATTACTATTGCCTTAAGACCTGCAGATCATGATCATCGTTTTGGACATGGTAAAGCAGAAGCATTAGCAGGCCTAGCGCAAGCACTATTTATTACTATAAGTGCAGTTTTTGTGAGTTGGGAAGGGATTAAACGGCTTATTGATCCTGTTCCTTTAGAAAATACCCACTGGGGTATAGTTGTAATGCTATTTTCGCTGGTTGTTACTATTGGTTTAGTTAGCTTCCAGCGTTATGTTATTAAAAAAACGGGATCAACAGCGATTACGGCAGACTCTTTACATTATAAGTCGGATATCCTATTAAATATCAGTATATTATGCGCGTTAGGACTAAGTTTATATGGTTGGCAACGTAGTGATGGTTTGTTTGGTGCTTTGATTGGCCTTTATATCTTGTGGAGTGCAATTACTGTTGGTAAAGAAGCGATTGAAATTTTAATGGACAAAGAGTTACCTGAAGACGTTACAGAGCAGATGCTTACAGTAGCAAGATCAGTGCCAGAAGTAATTAATGTGCATGATTTAAAAACACGTAAATCAGGAACACAGTGGTTTATACAGCTTCATGTAGAATTACCCGCTATGATGAGTTTAGATGAAGCGCATCAACAGTGTTTAATCGTAAGAAAAGTATTGCAAGAACGATGGCCAGCGGCTGATGTAATAATACATGCTGATCCTCGCTAA
- the ispD gene encoding 2-C-methyl-D-erythritol 4-phosphate cytidylyltransferase, whose translation MKNNDQIPPFWVVIPAAGIGSRMQAAVPKQYLPLGRLTVLEHTINCFLEHPKLLGIVVCIAVEDNYWNNLAVSKHHSIQTTIGGKERADSVLAGLSLLAKQAQADDWVLVHDAARPNLQREDLDKLLLVAGKDSVGGLLAVPAKDTLKQIDHAGRVKATLDRRVIWQALTPQMFHLDQLQSALQLGLKAGQSITDEASALELAGYSPLLVEGRSDNLKVTHPEDIQWLAPYFINL comes from the coding sequence ATGAAAAATAATGACCAAATCCCCCCATTTTGGGTAGTTATTCCAGCCGCTGGTATTGGTAGTCGTATGCAAGCGGCAGTTCCTAAGCAATACCTGCCATTAGGTAGATTAACTGTTTTAGAACATACCATTAATTGCTTTTTAGAGCACCCTAAATTGTTAGGAATAGTTGTGTGTATAGCTGTTGAAGATAATTATTGGAATAATTTAGCTGTGAGTAAACATCATTCTATTCAAACGACTATAGGTGGTAAAGAGCGAGCTGATTCGGTATTAGCAGGTTTATCACTATTAGCAAAACAGGCTCAGGCAGATGATTGGGTATTAGTGCATGATGCTGCTAGGCCTAATTTACAACGAGAAGATTTAGATAAATTGCTATTAGTAGCAGGTAAAGATTCTGTAGGTGGGTTATTGGCTGTTCCTGCAAAAGATACATTAAAACAAATTGATCATGCTGGACGAGTAAAAGCGACTTTAGATAGACGTGTTATTTGGCAAGCATTAACACCACAAATGTTTCATTTAGATCAATTGCAATCAGCATTACAGCTGGGATTAAAAGCAGGTCAATCTATAACAGATGAAGCTTCTGCCTTAGAACTAGCAGGCTATTCTCCTTTATTAGTAGAGGGACGGAGTGATAATTTAAAAGTTACTCATCCCGAAGATATTCAATGGTTAGCACCTTATTTTATAAATTTGTAA
- a CDS encoding DUF4105 domain-containing protein, translating to MKLVKYFLTAIGFVVYSSYCLAELDLKLDSKGLTEQEITASQQLLLEAKSLLPPTFAAKLDHRITISWSDLLPNEAYGRTNGRFALYLNKRLLPSLVDGSAAAEKNDRPHGTVRKELLATVIHELAHLYDDAGLFSNDQLPQIRYCQRLAKSQGVKSIPSYCMGFLNRHFTLSDDAEFLDLAGWPLLIGESDLRDDQNTRIDRSPDHYELTNPKEFMAVNMEYFLFDKNYACRRPRLNNWLVQHFNWQPADQAQCSRDYVYLYANDAPGSSPLEHLDPERIYEVDYLFAAANKNWMSRWGHSMLRLVVCAPDRPRGPDCRLDLEYHRVLSYRAFINDLQISSIKGLTGSYPSRLFILPLNQVVDEYTKLEWRPLESVPLKLSRSELLSLVDQAVELHWSYDGNYYFITNNCAVETLKLLRSGTNRIDLQTLDTITPSGLLKLLEVRGLADTSVLKDRKEAMRLGYFFDSYRDRYEMMFQVIKEQLAVPEHSVDEWLMRPALSRQQFFKKADLRTTAALVLLEQASVRRQTLLAYQVLKDRYLKPTNQLDNQQQLTDTQDNIQQLVQHSGFLSRPASLLKDGYGLPLPDEIAKLSEASLAKQQQLDKVMLSLKDQLKMLLPVDLVKELDGTEANIKILSEQLRTLHTASGGLQLDKLNE from the coding sequence ATTAAATTAGTCAAATATTTTTTAACTGCTATAGGCTTTGTTGTTTATAGCAGTTATTGTTTGGCTGAGCTTGATTTAAAACTTGATAGCAAGGGTTTAACAGAACAAGAAATAACTGCTTCGCAACAATTACTGCTGGAAGCTAAATCACTATTGCCGCCTACTTTTGCGGCAAAACTTGATCATAGAATAACTATCAGTTGGTCAGACCTCTTACCTAATGAAGCTTATGGCCGAACTAATGGACGTTTTGCTCTTTATTTAAATAAAAGATTATTACCTTCACTAGTTGATGGAAGTGCTGCAGCAGAAAAAAATGATCGGCCTCATGGTACTGTACGTAAAGAATTATTAGCTACAGTTATTCATGAATTAGCTCATTTGTATGATGATGCAGGATTATTTTCTAATGACCAACTACCACAGATTCGTTATTGTCAGCGATTAGCTAAATCACAAGGTGTTAAATCTATACCTTCTTATTGCATGGGTTTTTTAAATCGGCATTTTACGTTGAGTGATGATGCTGAGTTTTTAGATTTAGCCGGCTGGCCATTATTGATAGGGGAATCCGATCTTAGAGATGATCAGAATACACGTATTGATCGTTCACCAGATCATTATGAGCTGACCAATCCTAAAGAGTTTATGGCTGTGAATATGGAGTATTTTTTATTTGATAAAAATTACGCCTGTCGCCGTCCACGACTAAATAATTGGTTAGTGCAACATTTTAACTGGCAACCTGCTGATCAAGCGCAATGTAGTAGAGATTATGTTTATCTTTATGCAAATGATGCTCCAGGAAGTTCGCCTTTAGAACATCTTGATCCAGAACGTATTTATGAAGTTGATTATTTATTTGCGGCTGCTAACAAAAACTGGATGAGTCGTTGGGGACATAGTATGTTACGGCTGGTTGTTTGTGCCCCAGATAGACCCCGTGGCCCTGACTGTCGATTAGATTTAGAGTATCATCGCGTATTATCCTATCGCGCCTTTATTAATGATTTACAAATTTCTAGTATTAAAGGATTAACAGGAAGTTATCCATCAAGGCTGTTTATTTTACCTTTAAATCAGGTTGTTGATGAGTATACCAAGCTTGAGTGGCGACCATTAGAGTCAGTTCCTCTTAAATTATCTCGATCAGAGCTTTTATCTTTGGTCGATCAAGCAGTAGAGTTACATTGGAGTTATGATGGTAATTATTACTTTATTACCAATAATTGTGCTGTTGAAACATTAAAGTTATTGCGTAGTGGTACCAATAGAATAGATTTACAAACATTAGATACGATTACTCCCAGTGGTCTGTTAAAGCTATTAGAAGTTAGAGGTTTAGCAGATACATCGGTATTAAAAGATCGAAAAGAAGCCATGCGATTAGGTTATTTCTTTGACTCTTATCGTGATCGCTACGAAATGATGTTTCAGGTAATAAAAGAACAGTTGGCTGTGCCAGAGCATTCTGTGGATGAGTGGTTAATGCGCCCAGCATTATCTCGTCAGCAGTTCTTTAAAAAAGCAGATTTGCGTACTACAGCAGCATTAGTACTTTTAGAGCAAGCTTCTGTACGCAGACAAACGTTATTAGCCTATCAGGTATTAAAAGATCGTTATTTGAAACCTACGAATCAGTTGGATAATCAGCAACAACTGACGGATACGCAAGATAATATTCAACAGTTGGTACAACATAGTGGCTTTCTTTCTAGGCCTGCCAGTCTGTTAAAAGATGGTTATGGATTACCTTTGCCAGACGAAATTGCTAAGTTATCTGAGGCAAGTTTGGCTAAACAACAACAGCTTGATAAAGTTATGCTGTCTTTAAAAGATCAATTGAAAATGTTATTGCCTGTAGATTTAGTAAAAGAATTGGACGGTACAGAGGCAAATATTAAAATATTAAGTGAACAGTTAAGAACTTTGCATACAGCCAGTGGTGGTTTACAACTTGATAAGCTAAATGAATAA
- a CDS encoding GNAT family N-acetyltransferase, producing the protein MIIRPCKLTDIPMITAIYAEAVINGSATFELEPPSELEMTERREALLAKNYPYLVADEDGFVVGYAYAGEYHERLAFNGTVEDSIYIHQDFQGKGVGKALLKQLIIEATQLDFRQMIAVVGDSANHGSIALHKRQGFELIGTLHSVGWKHGRWLDTVIMQRPLGKADTCPYKKLNKS; encoded by the coding sequence ATGATTATCCGTCCTTGCAAGTTAACTGATATTCCAATGATTACAGCTATTTATGCGGAAGCTGTTATAAATGGTTCGGCTACTTTTGAGTTGGAGCCACCTTCTGAGTTAGAAATGACAGAAAGAAGGGAAGCATTATTAGCTAAAAATTATCCTTATTTAGTGGCTGATGAGGATGGATTTGTAGTTGGCTATGCTTATGCAGGTGAATATCATGAGCGTCTAGCCTTTAATGGTACCGTGGAAGATTCTATTTATATCCATCAGGATTTTCAGGGCAAAGGTGTGGGAAAAGCGTTATTAAAACAATTAATAATAGAGGCTACTCAGCTTGATTTTAGGCAGATGATTGCAGTTGTGGGTGACTCTGCTAATCATGGCTCAATAGCCTTGCATAAAAGACAAGGTTTTGAATTAATTGGTACCCTCCATTCAGTTGGATGGAAGCATGGACGTTGGTTAGACACAGTAATAATGCAGCGACCATTAGGCAAAGCCGACACTTGTCCTTATAAAAAGCTGAACAAATCATAG
- the ftsB gene encoding cell division protein FtsB yields the protein MMSRLLRSPYWLFVLLLVLLAGLQYRLWLGDDGMRQTDELKDQIAAQQEENKKLLEKNRRLEAEVIELKKGTETIEEKARHDLGMVKDGETLYIVPNEK from the coding sequence ATGATGTCACGTTTATTGCGTAGTCCCTATTGGTTATTTGTACTATTGTTAGTCCTATTAGCTGGTTTACAATATCGGCTATGGTTGGGTGACGATGGAATGCGTCAAACTGATGAGTTAAAAGATCAAATAGCTGCTCAGCAAGAAGAGAATAAGAAGTTATTAGAAAAAAATCGACGTTTAGAGGCCGAAGTTATTGAGCTTAAAAAAGGTACCGAAACTATTGAGGAAAAAGCAAGACATGATCTTGGTATGGTAAAGGATGGAGAAACTCTCTATATAGTCCCCAATGAAAAATAA
- a CDS encoding DUF2388 domain-containing protein — protein sequence MKKLLCTVAVVMGILYIPNSYAIDQTKDIFNITTRAFGRSLDFTSDTTTSTRDKFKLVQAAKSDAAAFVASEGKIQGPYLTKAFEIIRDEYPEAANMPDLELAKAVLAIK from the coding sequence ATGAAAAAACTATTGTGTACGGTAGCTGTAGTGATGGGAATTTTATATATTCCAAATTCTTATGCCATTGATCAGACGAAGGATATTTTTAATATTACAACCCGTGCATTTGGGCGTAGTTTGGATTTTACCTCGGATACTACTACTTCAACGCGTGACAAGTTTAAATTAGTTCAGGCCGCTAAAAGTGATGCTGCAGCCTTTGTCGCATCAGAAGGAAAAATACAGGGACCTTATTTAACAAAAGCCTTTGAAATAATACGTGATGAATATCCTGAAGCAGCAAATATGCCAGACTTAGAGTTAGCTAAAGCTGTGCTTGCTATTAAGTGA